One Chlorogloeopsis sp. ULAP01 genomic window carries:
- the nadB gene encoding L-aspartate oxidase, whose protein sequence is MQQINIPNQFDVLIVGAGAAGLYTALCLPESLRVGLITKKTVSLSASDWAQGGIAAAIAPDDSPKLHVEDTIKAGAGLCDRSVVEFLAEHAPRCIQSLVNLGVAFDRHNNELALTLEAAHSKHRVLHAADTTGREVITTLTAQVLRRQNIQVIQQALALSLWLHPQTGRTQGISLFYQNQIRWIKSDAVVLATGGGGQVFAQTTNPDVSTGDGVAIAWRAGAILRDLEFVQFHPTALTKPGADRFLISEAVRGEGAHLVDNQGRRFAFDYHPDGELAPRDVVSRAIFSHLQRTATDLATAHVWLDMRPIPPDQIRHRFPNIIKVCKHWGIDVLCEPIPVAPAAHYWMGGILTDLMNRTNIPGLYAVGETASTGVHGANRLASNSLLECIVFGAQMAHLKNELAKSEDEQQKSEFQLQLLTFALSESEWQTQQEYLEKLREKIPRLVWQNAGICREKSGLEMAIATVESWQQDFASLKVSQFLLSLHPKQSVSFTMPDVERYLRLWAETRNLLDVAYLILKSAAFRTESRGGHYRLDYPQSDPNWQVHTLIEDHNWWKSPVVE, encoded by the coding sequence TTGCAGCAAATAAATATCCCTAACCAATTTGATGTTTTAATTGTCGGCGCTGGCGCTGCTGGATTGTATACAGCGCTGTGTTTGCCTGAATCTTTGCGAGTGGGTTTGATTACCAAAAAAACCGTTTCTCTATCGGCTAGTGATTGGGCGCAGGGTGGCATTGCTGCGGCGATCGCCCCAGACGACTCACCGAAACTGCACGTTGAAGATACGATCAAAGCCGGCGCGGGTTTGTGCGATCGCTCCGTCGTTGAATTCCTTGCCGAACACGCTCCTCGCTGCATTCAATCTTTAGTAAACTTGGGAGTAGCTTTTGACCGTCACAACAACGAGTTAGCTTTAACATTAGAAGCTGCCCACTCTAAACACCGCGTTCTTCATGCTGCTGATACTACAGGCAGGGAAGTAATAACTACTCTGACTGCTCAAGTATTACGTCGCCAAAATATTCAAGTGATTCAACAAGCTTTAGCGTTGAGTTTATGGTTACATCCACAAACTGGGCGTACTCAAGGAATTAGCTTATTCTATCAAAATCAAATTAGATGGATCAAAAGTGATGCTGTAGTGTTGGCAACAGGTGGCGGCGGGCAAGTATTTGCCCAAACGACTAACCCAGATGTGAGTACAGGGGATGGAGTAGCGATCGCATGGCGAGCTGGGGCAATTCTAAGAGATTTAGAATTTGTGCAATTCCATCCTACAGCTTTAACTAAACCTGGGGCTGACCGCTTTTTGATTAGTGAAGCTGTACGTGGCGAGGGAGCGCATCTTGTAGATAATCAAGGGCGACGTTTTGCCTTTGACTATCACCCCGATGGTGAACTAGCTCCCAGAGATGTGGTGAGTCGAGCAATTTTTAGCCATTTGCAACGCACTGCTACCGATCTCGCTACTGCTCACGTATGGTTGGATATGCGTCCCATTCCTCCTGATCAAATTCGCCATCGCTTTCCCAATATTATTAAAGTCTGTAAGCACTGGGGTATAGATGTCTTGTGTGAACCAATTCCTGTCGCCCCTGCTGCCCATTACTGGATGGGTGGTATTCTTACAGATCTGATGAATCGCACAAATATTCCTGGTTTGTACGCTGTGGGAGAAACTGCTAGTACTGGAGTACATGGTGCAAATCGCTTGGCAAGCAATTCTTTACTTGAATGCATTGTGTTTGGCGCACAGATGGCACACCTCAAGAATGAATTGGCAAAGAGCGAGGATGAACAACAAAAGTCCGAATTTCAGCTTCAACTACTAACTTTTGCTCTGTCTGAGAGTGAGTGGCAAACTCAGCAAGAATATTTAGAAAAACTGCGGGAAAAAATACCGCGTTTAGTTTGGCAAAATGCTGGCATTTGTCGAGAAAAATCAGGCTTGGAGATGGCGATCGCGACTGTAGAATCTTGGCAGCAAGATTTTGCCAGCTTGAAAGTGAGTCAATTTTTGCTTTCCTTACATCCTAAACAATCAGTTAGTTTCACAATGCCTGATGTGGAGAGGTATTTGCGACTGTGGGCAGAAACTCGCAATTTATTAGATGTAGCTTATTTAATTCTTAAAAGTGCTGCCTTTAGAACCGAAAGCCGGGGAGGGCATTATCGTTTAGACTATCCTCAATCTGATCCTAACTGGCAAGTTCACACACTGATAGAGGATCACAATTGGTGGAAATCTCCTGTAGTGGAGTGA
- a CDS encoding PepSY-associated TM helix domain-containing protein: protein MNRKKFHDIAFYIHRYIGLVVGFIVVLIGLTGSLLVFRPEIEYFLVTQKFGHIVPGEQRISIDLVAESVKSAIAQQPDLKIGFSILPNNPTSFYHVRLWDSKDKLTQMFIHPYTGEIMGWSQESSDIMQLVVRLHYELLAGKPGLIITGVTGLLLFILSLTGVILWPGWRKLIAGFKIKWNAHFKRVNFDIHKVTGIIAVVFLSFTGFIGFCWNFYDQSVPFIYAVTLTPKPPELVSQKIPSQSPLPLSQILKNADAVLPNTKTTYIGMPDQPEGIIRVGKRQAHETFYYGESEVLLDQYNGEVLRVSDSRSLALGDRILTSFVPLHYGTFWGFTSRILYVFVSFAPLILFVTSLVMWWHRYRVDTMTATKL from the coding sequence ATGAACAGGAAAAAATTCCATGACATCGCATTCTATATTCATCGATATATAGGTTTGGTTGTGGGGTTCATTGTAGTTTTGATTGGGTTAACTGGTAGCTTGTTGGTATTTAGACCAGAAATAGAGTATTTCTTAGTAACACAAAAATTTGGTCATATTGTTCCTGGGGAGCAACGTATATCTATTGACTTGGTTGCGGAAAGCGTCAAGTCTGCGATCGCTCAACAACCAGATCTTAAGATAGGCTTTAGCATCCTACCAAACAATCCTACCTCTTTTTATCATGTAAGGCTGTGGGACTCTAAAGATAAGCTTACTCAGATGTTTATTCATCCCTACACAGGTGAGATAATGGGTTGGAGCCAAGAAAGTTCTGACATCATGCAGCTTGTCGTGAGATTACACTATGAACTTTTGGCAGGTAAACCCGGCTTGATTATTACTGGTGTTACTGGTTTGCTGTTATTCATTCTCAGCCTTACAGGAGTAATATTATGGCCTGGTTGGAGAAAACTGATTGCTGGATTCAAAATCAAGTGGAATGCTCATTTTAAAAGAGTAAATTTTGATATTCACAAGGTTACGGGAATTATTGCCGTTGTTTTCTTATCCTTCACAGGTTTCATAGGCTTTTGCTGGAATTTCTACGATCAATCCGTTCCATTTATCTATGCTGTTACTTTAACTCCCAAGCCACCAGAGCTAGTTTCTCAAAAGATCCCCAGTCAATCACCGTTACCACTATCGCAAATCTTGAAGAATGCAGATGCAGTTTTGCCAAATACCAAAACAACCTACATTGGAATGCCAGATCAGCCAGAAGGAATTATCAGGGTGGGAAAAAGACAAGCTCATGAAACTTTTTACTACGGTGAAAGTGAGGTTTTATTAGATCAGTACAATGGCGAAGTTTTACGAGTATCTGATAGCCGATCGCTGGCTTTAGGCGATCGCATCCTCACTTCTTTTGTCCCTTTACACTACGGCACCTTCTGGGGATTCACTAGCCGCATTCTCTACGTATTCGTTAGTTTTGCGCCCTTAATTTTGTTTGTCACTAGTTTGGTAATGTGGTGGCATCGTTATCGGGTAGATACTATGACTGCTACAAAGTTATAG
- a CDS encoding AMIN domain-containing protein, translating to MRNLQFINSWWLASIVFVLLTPAVLAGEAKNSSVFNSDIRQLRELKLPLTKVTHLLSQQTTQTEIIKVTGVKLNSTDTGFDVILKTTEGAKLEVNTNSKGNTYVADIPNTQLQGNAFRQAKPVEGITEVTVTNQDDNSIRVMVLGSVGAPKIELFDSDKGLIFGVTPLVLPVQPQQPKPLSTLQHSSYQVLKQGESSEILSFAERLTVDDAFERISLGDGASVLS from the coding sequence ATGAGAAATCTCCAATTTATCAATTCTTGGTGGCTAGCTAGTATAGTATTTGTGCTTTTGACGCCAGCAGTATTGGCAGGTGAAGCAAAAAACTCATCAGTTTTCAATTCAGATATTCGTCAACTACGTGAATTAAAGCTTCCCCTTACCAAAGTTACGCATTTACTCTCACAACAAACAACTCAGACAGAAATTATCAAAGTTACAGGAGTAAAACTCAATTCTACCGATACAGGCTTTGACGTGATCTTAAAAACCACAGAAGGCGCGAAACTAGAAGTTAATACTAACAGTAAAGGTAATACCTACGTTGCTGATATTCCCAATACACAGTTGCAGGGGAATGCCTTTCGTCAAGCAAAACCAGTAGAAGGAATAACTGAGGTAACTGTAACAAATCAAGATGACAATTCTATCCGAGTTATGGTGCTTGGTTCAGTAGGCGCTCCCAAGATTGAATTGTTTGACAGTGATAAGGGTTTAATTTTTGGAGTGACACCACTTGTATTACCTGTGCAACCACAGCAGCCCAAGCCCTTATCTACCCTACAGCACTCCTCATATCAGGTGCTAAAACAGGGGGAATCTTCCGAAATTCTGAGCTTTGCTGAACGCTTAACAGTTGACGATGCGTTTGAGAGAATTTCTTTAGGAGATGGTGCTTCGGTTTTGAGTTAG
- a CDS encoding biopolymer transporter ExbD encodes MRLQDEAEMPPQINIVPMIDVIFAILTFFIMSTLFLTRSDGLPVNLPKATTSQRAQVPTKITITLDDKGQISLNRQSTTIETLTEQLRTLVGSNKEALVIINADEKVNHGQVVAVMDRVRQVEGAKLAIATQKP; translated from the coding sequence ATGCGTCTACAAGATGAAGCAGAAATGCCACCGCAGATTAACATTGTGCCGATGATTGATGTTATATTTGCGATTTTGACGTTCTTTATCATGTCAACACTGTTTTTAACCCGAAGTGATGGGTTACCAGTAAATTTACCGAAAGCAACAACATCTCAACGAGCGCAAGTTCCAACTAAAATCACTATAACCCTTGATGATAAAGGACAAATTAGCCTTAATCGTCAGTCAACAACTATCGAAACATTGACAGAGCAATTGCGGACTTTGGTAGGCTCTAACAAAGAAGCACTGGTAATTATTAATGCTGATGAGAAAGTAAATCATGGGCAAGTTGTGGCAGTCATGGATCGGGTTCGACAGGTTGAAGGTGCCAAGCTCGCGATCGCTACCCAAAAACCATAA
- a CDS encoding MotA/TolQ/ExbB proton channel family protein, giving the protein MISRLFTAGGIVMWPLLAFSVLAVALIIERFRFWYRITHRQNRVVKEVLNLYRLDNIVGAFDKLKKNADLPIARIFLAALELDQPNPEEFRLALESEAQAEIPSLKRFSNIFDTIVSLAPLLGLLGTVLGLITSFSSLNLGDVGGQQTAGVTSGISEALVSTAAGLVVAIFTLLFANTFRGLYQRQMALIQEYGGQLELLYRRRYERGEMVYASTR; this is encoded by the coding sequence ATGATTAGTAGACTTTTTACAGCAGGTGGCATAGTTATGTGGCCTCTGCTGGCTTTTTCCGTGTTGGCAGTTGCCCTGATTATCGAACGTTTTCGTTTTTGGTATCGCATCACTCATCGCCAAAATCGGGTGGTAAAGGAAGTATTGAATCTTTATCGTCTAGATAACATTGTTGGTGCTTTCGACAAGCTAAAGAAGAATGCTGACTTACCGATCGCCCGGATTTTTCTTGCAGCTTTAGAGCTAGATCAACCGAATCCAGAAGAATTTCGTTTGGCATTAGAAAGTGAAGCTCAAGCAGAAATACCTTCTCTCAAACGATTTAGTAATATTTTTGACACCATTGTCTCTTTAGCACCGCTACTCGGATTACTGGGAACTGTTCTAGGGTTGATTACTTCCTTTTCTTCTCTAAATCTTGGTGATGTGGGAGGGCAGCAAACAGCAGGTGTCACTAGTGGTATCAGTGAAGCTCTCGTTTCTACAGCAGCAGGATTGGTGGTAGCAATATTTACACTCTTATTTGCAAATACCTTTCGGGGATTATATCAACGGCAAATGGCATTAATTCAAGAATACGGCGGACAGTTAGAACTACTCTACCGTCGTCGCTATGAACGAGGAGAAATGGTCTATGCGTCTACAAGATGA
- a CDS encoding energy transducer TonB, giving the protein MSVSSVAGLQREKEAKALKSFLTFSIVGSLMLHIGVLASGIVNLLTRVPELEEEPIELTFVEPETPETPEPPKEPVKETKITPIQPPVKVQTPIEPPVKPAPQPVTPVQKPVPQPVRQEPPVAKAPQQPVPPAKPTVTTPQQTTATNTSPAETPVLTQSGSDELKAQLSGIRDSRGAQATVGTSEKPVATSPSSNVTFGTRTGTERRKRETFATAPTPPRIPAESNRGSGDGRAACRECNTKYPEQARRRGVEGRVEVAVDTDGKGNVTNVRLTRSSGNRELDEAHLRQARDWKLKPSEAGRRGVTIGTEYAIQGSRRYRNVQEQKKKRQIEQRNRENVAAEQRRQRLEATSGSNTDVPTSSRKRRRLETPAQQTAAPRNTESGFNRLPQRQNAGTSSPTRTQTATPPRQRLRESLRQTPQNNVERNSASTSQPTQIRRRRRQQGSSNSSANRLRDALRRNNQPSAPASTTPTTPNNGGG; this is encoded by the coding sequence ATGAGTGTTTCTAGTGTCGCTGGGCTACAGCGAGAGAAAGAAGCTAAAGCTCTGAAGTCTTTTTTGACTTTCAGCATAGTTGGCTCACTAATGCTACATATCGGTGTCTTAGCCTCTGGTATTGTTAATCTGTTGACTAGAGTGCCAGAGTTGGAAGAAGAACCCATTGAATTGACTTTCGTTGAGCCGGAGACACCGGAAACACCAGAACCACCAAAAGAGCCTGTCAAAGAGACAAAAATTACACCAATCCAGCCTCCTGTCAAAGTACAAACTCCCATTGAACCACCTGTTAAGCCAGCGCCTCAACCAGTTACTCCTGTACAGAAACCAGTACCACAACCAGTAAGACAAGAGCCGCCTGTTGCTAAAGCTCCACAGCAACCAGTTCCACCAGCAAAACCAACTGTCACAACACCTCAACAAACCACTGCTACTAACACCTCTCCCGCAGAAACTCCTGTACTCACACAATCTGGTAGTGATGAATTAAAGGCACAGTTGAGCGGGATCAGAGATTCTAGAGGTGCTCAAGCAACTGTTGGAACTTCAGAGAAACCAGTAGCTACTAGCCCAAGCTCTAACGTTACTTTTGGTACAAGAACTGGTACTGAACGTAGAAAACGTGAGACATTCGCAACCGCACCTACACCTCCAAGAATTCCTGCTGAATCCAACCGTGGTTCTGGCGATGGTCGTGCGGCTTGTCGTGAATGCAACACCAAATATCCAGAACAAGCCAGACGGCGGGGTGTTGAAGGTAGAGTTGAAGTAGCTGTTGATACAGATGGCAAAGGTAATGTCACAAATGTTCGGTTAACCAGATCGAGCGGAAATCGTGAATTAGATGAAGCTCATCTGAGACAAGCACGTGATTGGAAATTAAAACCCTCAGAAGCTGGTAGACGAGGAGTAACAATCGGAACTGAATATGCAATTCAAGGTTCACGACGTTACCGTAATGTTCAAGAACAGAAGAAAAAAAGGCAAATAGAACAGAGAAATCGGGAAAACGTAGCAGCTGAACAACGCAGACAGCGTTTGGAAGCAACATCAGGTAGTAATACAGACGTTCCTACCTCTAGTAGAAAACGGCGACGATTAGAAACTCCTGCACAACAAACTGCTGCTCCCAGAAATACAGAATCTGGATTTAATCGTCTTCCACAACGCCAAAATGCAGGAACTAGTTCCCCAACTAGGACACAAACAGCTACACCACCTCGTCAGCGTCTAAGAGAATCTCTACGTCAGACACCACAGAACAATGTGGAAAGGAATTCCGCTAGTACTTCGCAGCCAACCCAAATTCGACGGCGGCGACGGCAGCAAGGATCAAGCAATAGCAGTGCAAATAGGTTACGGGATGCTCTACGCCGTAATAATCAGCCATCTGCACCTGCCTCTACAACACCAACTACTCCCAATAATGGTGGGGGATGA
- the psbU gene encoding photosystem II complex extrinsic protein PsbU, giving the protein MRGLVRLLTVFSLLFLGCLVWLGNPQIAKATNLNSFALPSVSVLAVEGTRTLRNPADAKLADVYGEKIDLNNTNVRAFQKYPGLYPTLAGKIIQNAPYDNVEDVLKIRGLSDRQKQILEANLDKFTVNPVETVYTEGFDRYNNGIYR; this is encoded by the coding sequence GTGAGAGGATTGGTGCGTTTATTAACAGTTTTTAGTTTGTTGTTTTTAGGATGCTTGGTGTGGCTGGGTAACCCTCAGATTGCCAAAGCTACCAACCTTAACAGTTTTGCTTTACCATCAGTCTCAGTTCTGGCGGTTGAGGGAACAAGAACTTTGCGGAACCCCGCAGACGCCAAGTTGGCAGATGTGTATGGTGAAAAAATTGATTTGAATAATACCAACGTCCGAGCTTTTCAGAAATACCCAGGATTGTATCCTACCTTGGCAGGCAAAATCATCCAAAATGCTCCTTACGATAACGTAGAGGATGTGTTAAAAATTCGAGGATTGAGCGATCGCCAAAAACAAATCTTGGAAGCTAATCTAGATAAATTTACCGTTAACCCGGTAGAAACTGTATATACTGAGGGATTTGACCGCTATAACAACGGTATCTATAGATAG